A DNA window from uncultured Methanoregula sp. contains the following coding sequences:
- a CDS encoding PP2C family serine/threonine-protein phosphatase: MQPIRDFQCTSEASLGWAFGCSRTGASHISSGRPCEDAFALFSGSSGAKPCIAIAVADGHGDPRHDLSRTGSALAVQAAIDELVVFQRLHLHDVPGLTIRAEFKADFPRRTSRRWREAVSEDSGWKNPDRTQHETCGQSEISRYGSTLIAAMVVSDMILISQIGDGDIVLVRPDGSIECPIPADPLLVGKETHSISSRDAHLLWRTATLDRGEGGVLIVATDGVSDSFDGPEGEEFLRFIKSLVARIREFGMESVAGSMKNWLDRYSALASGDDMTLVFVCINAVSADDNNLTEQYGGGV; encoded by the coding sequence TCATATCAGTTCCGGCCGTCCCTGCGAGGATGCTTTTGCCCTCTTCTCCGGCTCGTCCGGTGCAAAACCCTGTATCGCCATTGCAGTTGCCGATGGTCACGGGGACCCCCGCCACGACCTGAGCAGGACCGGCAGTGCGCTTGCCGTCCAGGCAGCAATCGATGAACTGGTGGTCTTCCAGCGGCTTCATCTTCATGATGTTCCGGGCCTTACGATCCGCGCCGAATTCAAAGCGGATTTCCCAAGAAGGACGAGCAGAAGATGGCGCGAAGCAGTCAGCGAAGATTCCGGCTGGAAAAACCCTGACAGAACGCAGCATGAAACCTGCGGCCAGTCAGAAATCTCCCGGTATGGCTCCACCCTCATTGCGGCCATGGTTGTTTCCGATATGATCCTCATCAGCCAGATCGGCGACGGGGATATAGTCCTGGTCCGGCCGGATGGTTCGATCGAATGCCCGATTCCGGCCGATCCGTTGCTTGTTGGAAAAGAGACCCACTCCATCTCATCCCGGGATGCCCATCTTCTCTGGCGGACCGCAACCCTGGACCGGGGTGAAGGGGGAGTGCTTATTGTTGCAACAGACGGGGTCTCGGATTCATTCGATGGTCCGGAAGGCGAGGAGTTTCTCAGGTTCATAAAAAGCCTGGTGGCCCGGATCCGGGAGTTCGGCATGGAGAGTGTTGCAGGATCCATGAAAAACTGGCTTGACCGATATTCCGCTCTTGCCAGCGGCGATGATATGACCCTTGTCTTTGTCTGCATCAATGCTGTATCCGCAGATGACAATAATCTCACCGAGCAATATGGCGGGGGTGTGTAA